The Microbacterium luteum genome includes a region encoding these proteins:
- a CDS encoding sulfatase-like hydrolase/transferase has protein sequence MTNILFLMTDQHTQSTLGSYGNEVVRTPHLDRLAATGTRFAETFTPTAICTPARASLLTGAAPFRHKLLANYERNVGYLEDLADGQFTFAEDLRAAGYNLGLLGKWHGGVRKQASSYGFEGPHFEGWHNPVDHPDYLAYLAERGLPAYAISDKVRGTTPNGSEGNLLAARLHQPLEATFEHYLADRTIEMLERFAAGSDGHEPAPFFLATHFFGPHLPYILPDEFFDMYDPDLVELPVSVAETFENKPPVQANYCGLWTFDTLSEETSRKLIAAYWGYITMIDHEIGRILDAVDRLGLTDSTAVMMTADHGEFTGAHRLHDKGPAMYEEVYRIPGLIRLPGEPAGQVREEFVSLTDFTATILDIAGRDTAPAVDSRSLLPLVRGDHPEWAESILCEYHGHHFPYPQRMLRTRTHKLVVNPESVNELYDLLRDPHELVNRIDDDAYADTRSQLMRELYRQLRARGDNFYHWMTPMFDIGGGDFDATLSSFEPAKAQ, from the coding sequence ATGACCAACATTCTCTTCCTCATGACCGACCAGCACACCCAGTCGACGTTGGGCAGTTACGGCAACGAGGTGGTGCGCACGCCGCACCTCGATCGCCTCGCCGCCACGGGCACCCGGTTCGCCGAGACATTCACCCCAACGGCGATCTGCACGCCTGCGCGGGCCAGCCTGCTCACCGGTGCCGCCCCCTTTCGGCACAAGCTGCTGGCCAACTATGAGCGGAACGTGGGCTACCTCGAAGATCTCGCGGACGGCCAGTTCACCTTCGCGGAGGACCTGAGGGCGGCGGGGTACAACCTGGGCCTCCTTGGGAAGTGGCACGGCGGTGTTCGCAAACAGGCCTCCTCGTACGGCTTCGAAGGGCCCCACTTCGAAGGCTGGCACAACCCCGTCGATCATCCCGACTACCTCGCCTATCTCGCCGAGCGCGGGCTTCCCGCGTACGCGATCAGCGACAAGGTGAGAGGGACGACGCCGAACGGTTCCGAGGGCAATCTTCTCGCCGCGCGACTCCATCAACCGCTCGAGGCGACGTTCGAGCATTACCTCGCCGATCGCACGATCGAGATGCTGGAGCGCTTCGCCGCGGGTTCTGACGGTCACGAGCCCGCCCCGTTTTTCCTTGCCACCCACTTCTTCGGTCCGCACCTGCCGTACATCCTGCCGGACGAGTTCTTCGACATGTACGATCCCGACCTCGTCGAACTGCCGGTCTCGGTCGCGGAGACGTTCGAGAACAAGCCCCCTGTGCAGGCGAACTACTGCGGGCTGTGGACATTCGACACCCTCAGCGAAGAGACGAGTCGCAAGCTCATCGCCGCGTACTGGGGCTACATCACGATGATCGACCACGAGATCGGCCGCATCCTCGACGCCGTCGACCGGCTCGGGCTGACGGATTCGACGGCCGTCATGATGACCGCCGACCATGGGGAATTCACCGGGGCTCATCGACTTCACGACAAGGGTCCCGCGATGTATGAGGAGGTCTACCGCATCCCGGGACTCATTCGCCTGCCCGGTGAGCCGGCCGGGCAGGTGCGGGAGGAGTTCGTCTCGCTCACCGACTTCACCGCGACGATCCTCGACATCGCCGGCCGTGACACTGCGCCGGCCGTGGACAGCCGATCGCTCCTCCCGCTGGTTCGCGGCGACCACCCGGAGTGGGCCGAGAGCATCCTCTGCGAGTACCACGGTCACCACTTCCCGTATCCGCAGCGAATGCTCCGCACCCGCACGCACAAGCTCGTCGTCAATCCGGAGTCGGTCAACGAGCTCTATGACCTGCTGCGCGATCCGCACGAACTGGTGAACCGCATCGACGATGACGCCTACGCCGACACGCGATCGCAGCTGATGCGTGAGCTGTACCGGCAGCTCCGCGCGCGCGGTGACAACTTCTACCACTGGATGACTCCGATGTTCGACATCGGCGGCGGTGACTTCGATGCGACGCTGTCCTCCTTCGAGCCCGCGAAGGCGCAGTGA
- a CDS encoding acyl carrier protein produces the protein MSVTETGAAVENWLAGRIVAYGKKDAGDFTLDTDFSDIGLDSVYALTLCGDIEDEYGIEIDPELMWDHSSIRSLAGALRELGAV, from the coding sequence ATGAGCGTCACCGAAACCGGAGCGGCTGTCGAGAACTGGCTCGCGGGCCGTATCGTCGCCTACGGCAAGAAGGATGCCGGCGACTTCACCCTCGACACCGACTTCTCCGACATCGGGCTCGACTCCGTGTACGCGCTCACCCTCTGCGGCGACATCGAAGACGAGTACGGCATCGAGATCGACCCCGAGCTGATGTGGGACCACTCCAGCATCCGATCGCTCGCCGGAGCGCTCCGGGAGCTCGGCGCGGTCTGA
- a CDS encoding glycoside hydrolase family 43 protein has translation MTTPVDTEPKDRTMVTAERYRNPLGYSDGIARTDPDPFVLRYRGLYYCYSTGETQVNVSVSSDLVSWTRVGAALQVPGRTHYWAPCTIYVDGVFYLYVSSRPAGSTDPHDEVLQLATSHHPTGPFTLVTQFFDTFSIDPHVVPDGEGGYVMFYSTNDVTGLDDEYVGTSIVADRLLDFDRLEGRPRVIVRPSLEQEVFEHDRFGDGRDWYTIEGATYLTRGDRAYLTYSGNAYERPDYFIGQAGAVLDGAPHDLVWRKHPNDHEYAPLMRRNGDVEGTGHNSVVRAPNLVDDWIVYHGRDAADPLDPQVEQRTMRIDPLLHTTRCLITTGPGSTELDAPARPQVSDDFSGAELDARWDVREGRVHLADDRVCTTAAERTRLETSAAASAYVAEVWMRVEISDRGARAGVVVAANGDDDVVEVLADAATSQLIARRWLRGVGTVIARTELRRARLDRWQQLQVRRMFDRVEVRVGDSTTLAFPVPEIAARFGLVSERTATEFSAFSFTGHMDLWGQDLDHAGHVFSVQPRRDPGATGLVAPPGRSVVLEGDSDSSSAMVHEFALPTPGSRVLFAPWGAEAVRLLVEADAYTLLRPGDASQRYPMDPPFTDAAGVAVRSTRQGRQALVQVGRRIHPLTFDDSASSRQRIELTGAGLTRYEWTAHPTPSIQ, from the coding sequence ATGACGACGCCCGTCGACACCGAACCGAAGGACCGAACGATGGTGACAGCCGAGCGATACCGCAACCCGCTGGGGTATTCCGATGGCATCGCCCGCACCGACCCCGACCCGTTCGTGCTGCGCTACCGCGGGCTCTACTACTGCTACTCGACGGGCGAGACGCAGGTGAACGTGAGCGTCTCGAGTGATCTCGTGTCCTGGACGCGCGTCGGGGCGGCGCTGCAGGTGCCGGGCCGCACTCATTACTGGGCACCGTGCACGATCTACGTCGACGGCGTCTTCTACCTCTATGTCTCGAGCAGACCCGCCGGGTCGACCGACCCGCACGACGAGGTGCTGCAACTGGCCACGAGCCACCATCCAACGGGTCCGTTCACGCTGGTCACCCAGTTCTTCGACACGTTCTCGATCGATCCGCATGTCGTGCCCGACGGTGAGGGCGGGTACGTCATGTTCTATTCGACGAACGACGTCACGGGCCTCGACGACGAGTACGTCGGCACGTCGATCGTCGCCGATCGCCTGCTCGACTTCGATCGCCTCGAGGGTCGGCCCCGCGTGATCGTACGCCCCTCCCTCGAACAGGAGGTCTTCGAGCACGACAGGTTCGGCGATGGTCGCGACTGGTACACCATCGAGGGTGCGACGTACCTCACTCGAGGCGACCGCGCGTATCTCACCTACTCGGGCAACGCGTACGAGCGCCCCGACTACTTCATCGGTCAGGCTGGCGCCGTCCTCGACGGCGCACCCCACGACCTGGTGTGGCGCAAGCATCCGAACGATCACGAATATGCCCCGCTCATGCGTCGCAACGGCGACGTCGAAGGCACGGGGCACAACTCCGTCGTGCGCGCCCCGAACCTCGTCGACGACTGGATCGTCTACCACGGGCGGGATGCCGCGGATCCGCTCGACCCTCAGGTCGAACAGCGCACGATGCGCATCGATCCGCTGCTGCACACCACGCGATGCCTGATCACCACCGGCCCGGGTTCCACGGAGCTCGACGCTCCGGCACGACCCCAGGTCTCCGACGATTTCTCCGGCGCCGAGCTCGATGCTCGCTGGGACGTGCGAGAAGGACGCGTGCACCTCGCGGACGATCGCGTCTGCACAACTGCTGCCGAGCGCACGCGCCTCGAGACATCGGCGGCCGCGTCAGCGTACGTCGCCGAGGTGTGGATGCGCGTCGAGATCTCCGATCGCGGCGCCCGAGCGGGCGTGGTCGTCGCCGCCAACGGAGACGATGACGTCGTCGAGGTGCTGGCGGATGCGGCGACGTCGCAGCTGATCGCACGACGCTGGCTCCGCGGCGTCGGCACCGTGATCGCCCGCACCGAGTTGCGCCGGGCACGGCTTGACCGGTGGCAGCAGCTGCAGGTTCGCCGAATGTTCGACCGCGTCGAGGTTCGTGTCGGTGATTCGACGACACTGGCATTCCCGGTGCCGGAGATCGCTGCGCGGTTCGGCCTCGTGTCGGAGCGCACAGCTACCGAGTTCTCCGCCTTCTCCTTCACCGGCCACATGGACCTCTGGGGCCAAGACCTCGATCACGCGGGGCACGTGTTCTCCGTTCAGCCGCGCCGCGACCCGGGAGCAACCGGGCTTGTCGCACCCCCCGGACGCAGCGTCGTCCTCGAGGGCGACAGCGATTCGTCGTCAGCGATGGTGCACGAGTTCGCCCTGCCGACGCCGGGGAGCCGCGTGCTCTTCGCACCGTGGGGGGCCGAAGCGGTGCGTCTGCTGGTGGAAGCGGACGCATACACCCTCTTGCGACCCGGCGACGCCTCGCAGCGCTACCCGATGGACCCGCCCTTCACCGACGCAGCGGGCGTCGCGGTGCGCAGCACCCGGCAGGGTCGACAGGCCCTCGTGCAGGTCGGGCGACGAATCCATCCTCTGACCTTCGACGACTCCGCCTCATCGCGGCAGCGCATCGAGCTCACCGGGGCAGGTCTCACTCGGTACGAGTGGACGGCCCATCCGACCCCATCCATCCAATGA
- a CDS encoding ABC transporter substrate-binding protein, with protein sequence MKTALRTRTLSAIALAATGALALAGCGSSGGDADTGGTVTLTFSSWLPTQDQWSEIIEAFEEENPDIDIEFSRDEDYASYLTNLDNAILAGETPDLYGVQVGSSFDDYAEFALPVDDYAAGWIDGVSEGALEQTTTTDGTLAAVPLLTAGMQFYLYNQTLFEELGLSLPTDYDSLLEMSEAAREAGIAPMAMGAGDTWHSADFFVWLSNQFGEGGDIYRAASGDIPWDSDSLVAAAEVWQSLFADGIFQDGATTTTTYPSARDDYFLARRALGMPTGSWHVGATLSTSPEVPGSEVEGDAIGMAPFPTLGETDAGATSGVDFAIAVSGDIDEAKQEAAATFVEFMAVGAGQQIWVNRLQGFPVATDVDVELKEGESELAQESVALVTETMQASEYPRKLVSPGNDSLETDLGVVLQNIADGADPASELATLND encoded by the coding sequence ATGAAAACAGCACTGCGTACCCGCACACTCTCCGCGATCGCGTTAGCCGCCACGGGGGCGCTCGCGCTGGCCGGCTGCGGCAGCTCGGGCGGCGATGCCGATACCGGAGGCACCGTCACCCTTACCTTCAGTTCCTGGCTGCCCACGCAGGACCAGTGGAGTGAGATCATCGAGGCGTTCGAGGAGGAGAACCCCGACATCGACATCGAGTTCTCCCGTGACGAGGACTACGCGTCCTATCTCACGAACCTCGACAATGCGATCCTCGCCGGCGAGACTCCCGACCTTTACGGCGTGCAGGTCGGGTCGTCGTTCGACGATTATGCAGAGTTCGCTCTCCCGGTCGACGACTACGCCGCCGGATGGATCGATGGGGTGAGCGAGGGCGCTCTGGAGCAGACCACCACCACCGACGGCACTCTCGCAGCCGTACCCCTGCTCACCGCCGGCATGCAGTTCTACCTCTACAACCAGACGCTGTTCGAAGAACTCGGACTGTCGCTGCCGACCGACTACGACTCGTTGCTGGAGATGAGCGAGGCGGCTCGCGAGGCGGGCATCGCACCGATGGCGATGGGTGCAGGCGACACGTGGCACAGCGCCGACTTCTTCGTCTGGCTCAGCAATCAGTTCGGCGAAGGCGGCGACATCTACCGGGCCGCGAGCGGGGACATCCCCTGGGACTCCGACAGCCTCGTCGCCGCCGCCGAAGTCTGGCAGAGCCTGTTCGCCGATGGAATCTTCCAGGACGGAGCGACCACGACGACGACCTACCCGTCTGCTCGTGACGACTATTTCCTGGCGCGGCGCGCCCTGGGCATGCCGACCGGCTCATGGCATGTCGGAGCCACCCTCTCGACGAGCCCCGAGGTGCCGGGTAGCGAGGTCGAGGGCGATGCGATCGGTATGGCCCCGTTCCCCACGCTCGGTGAGACGGATGCCGGTGCGACGTCGGGCGTCGATTTCGCCATCGCCGTGAGCGGCGACATCGATGAGGCCAAGCAGGAGGCCGCGGCGACATTCGTCGAGTTCATGGCCGTCGGTGCCGGTCAGCAGATCTGGGTCAACCGTCTGCAGGGCTTCCCGGTCGCCACCGACGTCGACGTTGAGCTCAAGGAAGGTGAGAGCGAGTTGGCGCAGGAAAGCGTGGCGCTGGTTACCGAGACGATGCAGGCGAGCGAGTATCCCCGCAAGCTGGTCTCGCCGGGCAACGACTCTCTCGAGACCGATCTCGGTGTCGTGCTGCAGAACATCGCCGATGGAGCCGACCCCGCGTCGGAGCTGGCGACGCTCAACGACTGA
- a CDS encoding carbohydrate ABC transporter permease, producing the protein MMKTLGGRYVPYLYILPVVVISGVLIYFSIGFNTWASLTDWNGLTRMNFVGLDNYAALLSDRTFWTALRNTLVFMVATVFIQAVLGLLVAVIAKERLPGSNFFKALFFLPIAMAPAIIATVFRYMLETNFGSLNESLRALGLLGQGEVIEWLGRDLGLWSIIVINIFQWMGFSMMIYFAGLMSIPDELYEAATLDGAGWWRRLWSITIPSLRGTTSVLIILGIVGALKTFDIVWLTTGGGPGDSTQFLSTYLYQERSNREAGYASAIGMVILLLAFLLSLVQMRVSGRRK; encoded by the coding sequence ATGATGAAGACACTGGGCGGGCGGTACGTGCCGTACCTCTACATCCTCCCCGTCGTCGTCATTTCGGGGGTGTTGATCTACTTCAGCATCGGCTTCAACACCTGGGCGAGCCTGACCGACTGGAACGGCCTCACCCGGATGAACTTCGTCGGGCTCGACAACTATGCGGCTCTGCTGTCCGACCGAACGTTCTGGACGGCGCTGCGCAACACACTCGTCTTCATGGTCGCGACCGTTTTCATCCAGGCGGTGCTCGGTCTCCTGGTCGCGGTGATCGCGAAAGAGCGGCTTCCCGGGAGCAACTTCTTCAAGGCACTCTTCTTCCTTCCGATCGCCATGGCACCCGCGATCATCGCCACGGTCTTCCGGTACATGCTCGAGACGAACTTCGGGTCGCTCAACGAGTCGCTTCGCGCGCTCGGGCTGCTCGGCCAGGGTGAGGTGATCGAATGGCTCGGCCGTGACCTCGGGCTCTGGTCGATCATCGTGATCAACATCTTCCAGTGGATGGGCTTCTCGATGATGATCTACTTCGCGGGTCTCATGTCCATCCCCGATGAGCTGTACGAGGCCGCCACGCTCGACGGAGCGGGATGGTGGCGCCGTCTGTGGTCCATCACGATCCCGTCGCTGCGCGGGACGACGAGTGTGCTCATCATCCTCGGCATCGTCGGTGCCCTGAAGACCTTCGACATCGTGTGGCTGACCACAGGTGGAGGCCCCGGTGACTCGACGCAGTTTCTCTCGACCTACCTGTATCAGGAGCGTTCCAACAGGGAAGCCGGCTACGCCTCCGCGATTGGGATGGTCATCCTCCTGCTCGCCTTCCTTCTCTCACTGGTGCAGATGCGCGTGAGCGGACGGAGGAAGTGA
- a CDS encoding carbohydrate ABC transporter permease, which produces MRKQILARVAMYAALGALAALWLYPIGVAVYMSISVGGWNNYAVVLTHESFDYWSAIGNSFLMAGVSALVIMLISALAGYAFSKMQFRGREVIYRLLLACLAVPVAAVVTPLFFTINTLELRNTYVGVIIPLIAFNALMMILLMRNHFDALPDELIEAATLDGCNSFAVWWRVLLPLSGPTLATVGVLAFVYSWNEYLLPNLLLSSPELFPVTQAISLLQDDRMSQEQISQLYAGLILMTIPSVIVYLVSQRYLQAGVTAGAVKS; this is translated from the coding sequence ATGCGAAAGCAGATCCTGGCACGCGTAGCCATGTACGCCGCCCTGGGGGCGCTCGCCGCCTTGTGGCTCTACCCGATCGGCGTCGCCGTCTACATGTCGATCTCGGTGGGTGGATGGAACAACTACGCCGTCGTCCTCACTCACGAGTCATTCGACTACTGGTCGGCGATCGGCAACAGCTTTCTCATGGCCGGCGTCTCGGCGCTCGTGATCATGCTCATTTCGGCACTGGCGGGCTATGCGTTCTCCAAGATGCAGTTCCGCGGCCGCGAGGTGATCTATCGACTCCTTCTCGCCTGCCTCGCCGTCCCCGTCGCTGCCGTGGTGACTCCCCTCTTCTTCACGATCAACACGCTCGAACTGCGCAACACCTACGTCGGCGTCATCATCCCGCTCATCGCTTTCAACGCGCTGATGATGATTCTGCTCATGCGCAACCACTTCGACGCTCTCCCCGACGAGCTAATTGAGGCCGCCACCCTCGATGGATGCAACTCCTTCGCCGTCTGGTGGCGCGTGCTCCTTCCCCTGAGCGGGCCCACCCTGGCGACCGTGGGGGTCCTCGCCTTCGTCTACTCGTGGAACGAGTACCTGCTGCCGAATCTGCTGCTGTCCTCGCCGGAGCTGTTCCCGGTGACCCAGGCGATATCCCTCCTGCAGGACGACCGAATGAGCCAGGAGCAGATCTCTCAGCTCTACGCCGGTCTCATCCTGATGACGATCCCCTCCGTCATCGTCTACCTGGTCAGCCAGCGCTACCTGCAGGCCGGCGTGACCGCAGGCGCGGTGAAGAGCTGA
- a CDS encoding LacI family DNA-binding transcriptional regulator, which yields MARVTLADVAAVVGVSAKTVSNVVNGTGWVSDDMRARILAAIRELDYRPNLAARQLRGGSSGLLALAVPDLREPYFAEFAAQFVATAQERRQTVLIAQTGGDRAAEMAFAEAEGMPALDGLVLSPLSITKADLEERRSRTPMVVVGEHGRAVVPAGITHVGIDNVAAAHAATDYLISRGRTRIAAVGVQHEGSTATSRQRFVGYRQALAGAGIPLLEPLLCPVGPFNRAEGSRAVDALIERGAAFDALMCFNDTLALGALYSLGAHGVAVPRDVDVIGFDDIEEGRFSIPPFATVDSGVEAASRMILDLLAAPAELPGGHHEVPFRLMRCEGERIRA from the coding sequence ATGGCTCGTGTGACATTGGCGGACGTTGCCGCCGTCGTGGGCGTCAGCGCGAAGACGGTCTCGAACGTCGTCAACGGCACGGGGTGGGTCAGCGACGACATGCGCGCACGCATCCTTGCCGCCATCCGCGAACTGGACTATCGGCCCAACCTCGCTGCGCGTCAGCTGCGCGGCGGATCGAGCGGTCTGCTCGCCCTCGCCGTTCCCGATCTTCGCGAACCGTACTTCGCCGAATTCGCGGCGCAGTTCGTCGCGACGGCCCAGGAGCGACGCCAGACGGTGCTGATCGCCCAGACCGGCGGCGACCGCGCCGCAGAAATGGCATTCGCTGAGGCTGAGGGGATGCCGGCGCTCGACGGGCTGGTTCTGAGCCCTCTCTCCATCACAAAGGCTGACCTCGAAGAACGTCGCTCACGCACCCCGATGGTTGTCGTCGGTGAGCACGGCCGCGCTGTCGTCCCGGCCGGCATCACACACGTCGGCATCGACAATGTCGCCGCCGCGCACGCCGCGACGGACTATCTGATATCGCGCGGGCGCACGCGGATCGCGGCGGTGGGCGTCCAGCACGAGGGGTCGACGGCGACCTCCCGTCAGCGATTCGTCGGCTACCGTCAGGCGCTCGCCGGAGCCGGTATCCCGCTCCTCGAACCGCTGCTCTGCCCGGTCGGGCCGTTCAACCGCGCAGAAGGATCGCGAGCCGTCGACGCGCTGATCGAGCGCGGTGCGGCCTTCGACGCACTCATGTGCTTCAACGACACGCTCGCGCTCGGCGCGCTGTACTCACTCGGAGCCCACGGCGTCGCCGTTCCGCGCGATGTCGATGTCATCGGATTCGACGACATCGAGGAGGGGCGCTTCTCTATCCCTCCCTTCGCCACCGTCGACTCGGGGGTGGAAGCGGCGTCGAGGATGATCCTCGATCTCCTTGCGGCACCCGCCGAGCTCCCGGGCGGTCACCATGAAGTGCCGTTCCGCCTCATGCGATGCGAGGGAGAGCGGATCCGAGCATGA